The Shewanella japonica genome has a window encoding:
- the tssF gene encoding type VI secretion system baseplate subunit TssF: protein MNQELLEYYNRELAFIRHMGSEFAEQYPKVAGRLRLSDEHVEDPHVSRLIEAFSLLTAQVRQKLDDSFPELTEALLGQLYPDYQAPIPSMSVIKVTTENLSTTGVQLPKNTKVDTQVDGMKPCHFQTCYDMKLWPIEVQKVQFQNAPFNAPEPQWPERAKAIIKLDIACEFEEISMPSLGVNRLRFFLNGQDHQTFQLYQLLFQHSLGFALVNDEQSVCHFLTQRHLKSVGFEDDQQVIPYSQRSSAGYRMLLENFIFPEKFLFFDIDDTEGKWQGINDKFSLYIYLKEGSQDLEKQVTANHFLLGCTPVINLFEQKLEPVSIDASQYEYKLAARYADAEVAEIIGVKQVIAYDPKDNQVEVTPFYGESHPQYLGHDNLFWHLRRESSSWSGGYAEQGTESYLSLVDHNFKGFKAEEDYGAWILSINALCSNRNLPAHLPFGTDEPKMFVPERADIIKHVKCLLAPTMPVRASLSDASRWQLVSHLSIDSFSGPDALTHLKETLKLYDFKCSPENKNLIENIYQVSVSPDTARVNQNGRISFCSGSHIEITFIKDHYSGSGVFFFCSILDHFFAQFSVVNSFTRLSMRFKDQDAITHTWPARSGNRPLL, encoded by the coding sequence GTGAACCAAGAATTATTAGAATATTACAACCGAGAGTTAGCATTTATTAGGCATATGGGCTCGGAGTTTGCGGAGCAATACCCAAAGGTCGCTGGTCGATTAAGATTAAGTGATGAACATGTCGAAGATCCACATGTGTCGCGACTTATCGAAGCTTTTTCGCTACTAACAGCGCAAGTAAGGCAGAAGTTAGATGACAGTTTCCCTGAATTGACAGAAGCGTTATTAGGTCAACTGTATCCTGATTATCAAGCACCAATTCCTTCAATGTCAGTGATAAAAGTCACCACAGAAAACTTGTCGACAACAGGAGTACAGTTACCTAAGAATACTAAGGTTGATACTCAAGTTGATGGTATGAAGCCATGTCATTTTCAAACATGTTATGACATGAAACTGTGGCCAATTGAAGTGCAAAAAGTGCAATTTCAAAATGCTCCATTCAATGCGCCAGAACCTCAATGGCCAGAACGGGCTAAAGCCATTATCAAACTGGATATAGCATGTGAGTTTGAAGAAATTAGCATGCCGAGTTTAGGTGTTAACAGACTGAGATTTTTCTTGAATGGTCAGGACCATCAAACTTTCCAGTTATACCAATTACTGTTTCAACATAGCTTAGGCTTTGCCTTAGTGAATGACGAGCAATCCGTGTGTCATTTCTTAACTCAGCGGCACTTAAAGTCGGTGGGTTTTGAAGATGATCAGCAAGTCATACCATACAGCCAACGCAGTAGTGCTGGATACCGTATGTTACTTGAAAACTTCATTTTTCCTGAAAAGTTTTTGTTTTTTGATATTGATGACACTGAAGGAAAGTGGCAAGGGATTAACGATAAGTTTTCGCTTTATATCTATTTAAAAGAAGGCTCGCAAGACCTTGAAAAACAAGTTACAGCGAATCACTTTTTGCTTGGGTGTACTCCAGTCATAAATTTATTTGAGCAAAAACTTGAGCCTGTCAGTATCGATGCATCTCAATATGAATATAAACTGGCAGCGCGTTATGCTGATGCAGAAGTTGCAGAGATAATCGGTGTTAAACAAGTCATTGCCTATGATCCTAAAGATAATCAAGTTGAGGTTACACCGTTTTATGGTGAATCCCACCCACAGTATTTAGGCCATGACAACTTATTTTGGCACTTAAGGCGTGAGTCATCGAGTTGGTCTGGAGGGTATGCAGAGCAGGGGACTGAATCCTATTTATCGCTGGTGGATCATAATTTTAAGGGCTTTAAAGCCGAAGAAGATTATGGCGCTTGGATACTGAGTATTAATGCTTTATGCAGTAACAGAAATCTACCCGCTCACCTGCCATTTGGCACCGATGAACCTAAAATGTTTGTGCCAGAACGTGCTGATATTATCAAACACGTAAAATGCCTTTTAGCACCAACTATGCCCGTGAGAGCTTCATTAAGCGATGCTTCTCGTTGGCAATTGGTCAGCCATTTATCTATAGACAGTTTTAGTGGCCCTGATGCGCTGACGCATTTAAAAGAAACGTTAAAACTGTATGACTTCAAATGCTCACCAGAGAATAAAAACTTGATTGAAAACATCTATCAAGTATCAGTGTCCCCCGATACTGCTCGGGTCAATCAAAATGGACGTATCAGTTTTTGCAGTGGTAGTCATATTGAAATTACGTTCATCAAAGATCATTACTCAGGTAGTGGAGTGTTCTTTTTTTGCAGCATTTTAGACCATTTCTTTGCCCAGTTTTCTGTTGTAAATAGTTTTACGCGTTTAAGCATGAGGTTTAAAGATCAAGATGCCATCACGCATACGTGGCCAGCTCGTTCTGGAAATAGGCCATTACTATGA
- the tssE gene encoding type VI secretion system baseplate subunit TssE, whose protein sequence is MSQNQQPIMASVLDRLIDDAPDEQDVKDSHRGLNLRQLRTNVRRDLENLLNAKLQWQTWPEHLSELDHSLMNYGLRDFSSMPVASLDGRQLLCKQVADTIKRFEPRFLEVMVETVDNEQPLDRVLRLKINALLYADPEPEFITFDSEVEPVHLAMIVNEGAL, encoded by the coding sequence TTGAGCCAAAACCAGCAACCTATTATGGCATCAGTACTTGATCGTTTAATCGATGATGCGCCAGATGAGCAAGATGTCAAAGATAGCCATAGAGGCCTTAATTTACGTCAGTTAAGAACCAATGTTCGTCGTGATTTAGAAAATCTGCTTAATGCAAAGTTACAATGGCAAACTTGGCCAGAACATTTAAGCGAACTGGATCATTCTTTAATGAATTATGGTTTACGTGATTTTTCTTCTATGCCTGTTGCAAGCCTCGATGGGCGACAACTTCTGTGTAAACAGGTTGCTGACACGATTAAACGGTTTGAGCCTCGATTTCTTGAAGTCATGGTTGAAACGGTAGATAACGAGCAACCATTAGATCGGGTATTAAGGTTAAAGATTAATGCACTTTTATATGCGGATCCTGAACCTGAATTTATTACATTTGACTCAGAAGTTGAACCAGTTCATCTGGCGATGATTGTGAATGAGGGGGCGTTGTGA
- a CDS encoding type VI secretion system accessory protein TagJ: MKKIQQMLQSGQLQESIKYVEAQLREDPMNVDLKSAFIELLCINGELERADKQLNLLVQKHPDFLIGASNLRQLIRAEQSRQDYMQGNSVPKLFADSDDHVEALMKLRLALTDAQKGNDTANEVAQCSQGLEAQRPQVSLLLDDQVNEEIRDLDDTLGGFIEIFGTDGYYYLAQLSEIEYINFQPVSSLVETVWRRVDLAIKNGPSGEAHIPLVYGNSETDAQKLGRETDWQEVATDVMTGKGLKMWFADDNALPLNQVTKIHTPVLQ; the protein is encoded by the coding sequence ATGAAAAAAATACAACAGATGCTGCAAAGTGGTCAGCTACAAGAGTCAATTAAATATGTAGAAGCTCAGTTAAGAGAAGACCCAATGAATGTTGATTTAAAAAGTGCATTCATTGAACTGCTTTGTATTAACGGTGAACTTGAGCGTGCTGACAAGCAGCTTAATCTTCTTGTGCAAAAACATCCTGATTTCTTAATCGGTGCTTCAAACTTACGTCAATTAATTCGTGCAGAGCAAAGTAGACAGGATTATATGCAAGGCAACTCAGTACCTAAACTGTTCGCTGACTCTGATGATCACGTTGAAGCGCTAATGAAGTTACGTTTAGCGTTAACTGATGCCCAAAAAGGCAATGATACTGCCAATGAAGTGGCTCAGTGTAGTCAAGGATTAGAAGCTCAACGCCCTCAAGTGAGTTTGTTATTAGACGATCAAGTTAATGAAGAGATAAGAGATTTGGATGACACCTTAGGTGGCTTTATAGAAATCTTCGGAACTGATGGCTATTACTATTTAGCGCAACTTTCAGAAATTGAATATATCAATTTTCAACCAGTTTCATCATTGGTTGAAACCGTTTGGAGACGTGTTGATCTAGCGATTAAAAACGGCCCAAGTGGCGAAGCACATATCCCACTTGTTTACGGTAATAGCGAAACAGATGCGCAAAAATTAGGTCGTGAAACGGATTGGCAAGAAGTCGCCACAGACGTTATGACAGGTAAAGGATTAAAAATGTGGTTTGCAGATGACAATGCACTGCCTTTGAATCAAGTGACTAAAATCCACACTCCCGTTTTACAGTAG